The sequence CGTCGCCCGTGGCGGGCTCGTAGTCCCACGGGAAGACCACCAGCGACGCGGTGGCCAGCGCGGCGTAGTCCGGTGCGAAGCCCTCCGGCCGCGCCACCAGGCATGCCGTCTCCACCTGCTTGGCGCCCACCTCGCGCGCCAGCGCCGTCGCCAATTCCAGCGTGTCACCGCTGGAGGCCACGTCGTCCACAATCAGCACGCGGCGGCCCTTCAGCTCCCGCGGCATCTCGCCGGACGGCTTCGGAGCGCCACGCGTGCGCGCGCCCTCGCCCCGGTCACGGCTGCGGCGGCTGATGCGCACGGGGAAGAACTCGCAGCCGAGCGCCGACGACAGCGCCCCGCCCACGAATACGCCGCCGTGCGCCACGCCCACCACCGCCTGCGGTGAGAAGGACTCGCGGATGGCGCCAGCCAAATCCTGCACGGCGCGGTCGAACTCCGCCCAGGTCAGCTCGCGCACAGCCGCGGACTTCTTGCGCGACTGGTCCTTGCCCGTGGGCTGGCGGGGTGCCTCCACCTG comes from Pyxidicoccus parkwaysis and encodes:
- a CDS encoding phosphoribosyltransferase, whose protein sequence is MATKRATPGPRAQGKRKPTAKSSPKKSSSKKPAPASKADRRQAEKLVSIPADMVLAPQVEAPRQPTGKDQSRKKSAAVRELTWAEFDRAVQDLAGAIRESFSPQAVVGVAHGGVFVGGALSSALGCEFFPVRISRRSRDRGEGARTRGAPKPSGEMPRELKGRRVLIVDDVASSGDTLELATALAREVGAKQVETACLVARPEGFAPDYAALATASLVVFPWDYEPATGDARFDEDPDKAGA